One genomic segment of Nonomuraea coxensis DSM 45129 includes these proteins:
- a CDS encoding DUF3052 domain-containing protein, with product MSATAGQAQGERGLAERLGLKPGQVVQEIGWDEDVDDDLRDSIENLTGTELLDEESDEVVDVVLLWWRDGDGDLFDTLTNAMRALAEGGQIWLLTPKAGREGHVEPSDIGEDAATAGLSQTSSVSAAPDWSGTRLVTPKGRR from the coding sequence GTGAGCGCGACCGCGGGTCAGGCGCAGGGCGAGCGCGGCCTGGCCGAACGACTCGGCCTCAAGCCGGGTCAGGTGGTGCAGGAGATCGGCTGGGACGAGGACGTCGACGACGATCTCCGTGACTCCATCGAGAACCTGACCGGCACCGAACTGCTGGACGAGGAAAGCGACGAGGTCGTGGACGTGGTGCTGCTGTGGTGGCGCGACGGCGACGGAGACCTCTTCGACACGCTGACCAACGCCATGCGTGCACTCGCCGAGGGCGGCCAGATCTGGCTGCTCACCCCCAAGGCCGGACGCGAGGGCCACGTGGAGCCGAGCGACATCGGGGAAGACGCCGCGACCGCGGGTCTGTCGCAGACCAGCAGCGTCTCCGCAGCCCCCGACTGGTCCGGCACCCGGCTCGTGACGCCCAAGGGCCGGAGGTAA
- a CDS encoding maleylpyruvate isomerase family mycothiol-dependent enzyme, with product MNYEPLIEQETERLAELAELAGDLSAPVPSCPGWTMAELVTHVGQTHRWAVHMLRNQVQERVWSRQVPSGLPEGRDGDAEWLRAGAAELVRTLRETDPDLPVWTWGPDGRAAWWPRRMAYELVVHRVDAELALGVDPVIPAATAVDGVEEFLHNLPSAVWVTRPLAELGVEGATIHLHATDPAGAVPGSGGAQGEWTITQGPAGRVEWTRGHAKGDVAVRGPAADLLLLLYGRRSPDALTLHGDRDLLTRWLTAAAF from the coding sequence GTGAACTACGAGCCGCTGATCGAGCAGGAAACCGAACGCCTCGCCGAGCTCGCCGAGCTCGCGGGCGACCTGTCCGCGCCCGTGCCCTCCTGCCCGGGGTGGACGATGGCCGAGCTGGTCACGCACGTCGGGCAGACGCACCGCTGGGCGGTGCACATGCTGCGCAACCAGGTGCAGGAGCGCGTGTGGTCGCGCCAGGTGCCGAGCGGGCTGCCCGAGGGGCGCGACGGGGACGCGGAGTGGCTGCGGGCTGGCGCGGCCGAGCTGGTGCGCACGCTGCGCGAGACCGACCCGGACCTGCCGGTCTGGACCTGGGGACCGGACGGGCGGGCGGCCTGGTGGCCGCGGCGGATGGCGTACGAGCTGGTCGTGCACCGGGTCGACGCCGAGCTCGCGCTCGGTGTCGACCCGGTGATCCCGGCGGCGACCGCCGTGGACGGCGTCGAGGAGTTCCTGCACAATCTGCCGTCCGCGGTGTGGGTCACCCGGCCGCTGGCGGAGCTCGGCGTGGAGGGGGCCACGATCCACCTCCACGCCACCGACCCCGCCGGCGCCGTCCCGGGGTCCGGGGGCGCCCAGGGCGAGTGGACGATCACGCAGGGCCCCGCGGGGCGCGTCGAGTGGACGCGCGGCCACGCCAAGGGCGACGTCGCCGTGCGGGGCCCGGCCGCGGACCTGCTCCTGCTGCTCTACGGCCGCCGCTCGCCCGACGCGCTCACCCTCCACGGCGACCGCGACCTCCTGACCCGCTGGCTCACCGCCGCGGCCTTCTGA
- a CDS encoding DUF1918 domain-containing protein, producing MVFSSGFPGAKVGGMKATAGDRLLAHAGGVEEKDRSGVITEAQGSYGEQPRVARSGGGHSGPEFPGPDAVDVPT from the coding sequence ATGGTCTTTTCGTCCGGCTTTCCGGGGGCCAAGGTGGGAGGTATGAAGGCAACGGCAGGAGACCGTCTCCTGGCCCACGCCGGCGGCGTGGAGGAAAAGGACAGGAGCGGCGTCATCACGGAGGCCCAGGGCTCGTACGGGGAGCAGCCCCGCGTGGCGCGCTCCGGCGGCGGGCACAGCGGGCCGGAGTTTCCCGGCCCTGATGCCGTCGATGTGCCTACGTAA
- a CDS encoding helix-turn-helix transcriptional regulator: MNRTDRLYALVEDLRAIAPRCRSARALAERFEVSVRTIERDITALQESGVPIYAEPGRKGGYAIDKKMSLPPLNFSPAEAVAIAVALSQAGEQPFGRHAQSALRKVVAAMPGPEGELARELARRVQLVRRPGEGAGEVRPLGAEHVSRAIEEALLRRRVLRLDYADAKGALTSRDVEPGVFLGGRGGFWYLVGWCRLRDDVRVFRLDRIAAAAVTAERCPDRPLEGFATDVPEMVAHGTLLD; this comes from the coding sequence GTGAACCGTACCGACCGGCTCTACGCGCTCGTCGAGGACCTGCGCGCCATCGCGCCCCGCTGCCGCTCCGCCCGCGCGCTCGCCGAGCGGTTCGAGGTCAGCGTACGCACGATCGAGCGCGACATCACGGCGCTCCAGGAGTCGGGCGTGCCCATCTACGCCGAGCCGGGCCGCAAGGGCGGCTACGCCATCGACAAGAAGATGTCCCTGCCGCCGCTCAACTTCAGCCCCGCCGAGGCCGTGGCCATCGCGGTGGCGCTCAGCCAGGCGGGCGAGCAGCCGTTCGGCCGCCACGCCCAGAGCGCCCTGCGCAAGGTCGTCGCCGCCATGCCGGGGCCGGAGGGCGAGCTGGCCCGCGAGCTGGCCCGCCGGGTGCAGCTCGTCCGCCGTCCCGGCGAGGGCGCAGGGGAGGTCCGGCCGCTCGGCGCCGAGCACGTCTCGCGCGCCATCGAGGAGGCGCTGCTGCGGCGGCGGGTGCTTCGGCTCGACTACGCCGACGCCAAGGGCGCGCTCACCTCGCGCGACGTCGAGCCCGGCGTCTTCCTCGGCGGGCGCGGCGGGTTCTGGTATCTCGTGGGCTGGTGCCGGCTCCGCGACGACGTGCGGGTCTTCCGGCTCGACCGCATCGCGGCCGCCGCCGTCACCGCCGAGCGCTGCCCCGACCGGCCGCTGGAGGGCTTCGCCACCGACGTCCCCGAGATGGTCGCGCACGGCACGCTCCTCGACTAG
- a CDS encoding alpha/beta hydrolase has translation MRGVLAAALLVAAAGCSAVPADPAVRSATGLQGSAAQVEWGPCTDIKRPDGEPPARQDSSVRCGKLAVPLDYDKPDGEKIDLALIKMPATGQRLGSMVFNFGGPGASGVDTLDQAGKALAPLRTRYDLVSFDPRGVERSSGVRCGDGAQMDRFTALDTLPPDDRTHREGAQMNKQFAALCEKNSGKILPYVGTVNAARDMDRIRAAVGDPKLNYVGMSYGTQLGAVYATLFPKNVGRMVLDAPLDPTITFEQRTIAQTRGFQHAYDSFLKACVKDGTCAVGKDVATANTNVENLMNELTAKPIKVGDRELTQGLASTGVAAALYSELTWPFLEQALSEALHGRGEALLYLADTYTGRSTDGSYSTQMTSFPAITCVDTAERPSEAELRRTEQQAMRISPLFGSEGSGGLCRVWPVKGSDQARHVNATGSAPILVIGGKGDPATPYEWAPKLTEQLKTATLVTYEGEGHGAYLSGSKCIQGLVDTYLINGKVPQKGATCPAA, from the coding sequence ATGCGAGGTGTCCTAGCCGCCGCGCTGCTCGTCGCGGCCGCCGGCTGTTCCGCCGTTCCAGCCGACCCCGCCGTGCGGTCCGCCACAGGGCTCCAGGGCAGCGCCGCCCAGGTCGAATGGGGTCCGTGCACCGACATCAAGCGCCCTGACGGCGAGCCGCCGGCCCGTCAGGACAGCTCGGTGCGGTGCGGCAAGCTCGCGGTGCCGCTCGACTACGACAAGCCGGACGGCGAGAAGATCGATCTGGCGCTGATCAAGATGCCGGCGACTGGGCAGCGGCTCGGCTCGATGGTGTTCAACTTCGGCGGCCCGGGAGCCTCCGGCGTGGACACGCTGGACCAGGCGGGCAAGGCCCTCGCCCCGCTGCGCACCCGCTACGACCTGGTCAGCTTCGACCCGCGTGGCGTCGAGCGCAGCTCCGGGGTGCGGTGCGGCGACGGCGCCCAGATGGATCGCTTCACCGCCCTCGACACGCTGCCGCCCGACGACCGCACGCACCGCGAGGGCGCGCAGATGAACAAGCAGTTCGCCGCCCTGTGCGAGAAGAACTCCGGCAAGATCCTGCCCTACGTCGGCACCGTCAACGCCGCCCGTGACATGGACCGCATCCGCGCCGCCGTGGGCGACCCCAAGCTCAACTACGTCGGCATGTCGTACGGCACCCAGCTCGGCGCCGTCTACGCCACCCTGTTCCCCAAGAACGTGGGCCGCATGGTGCTGGACGCGCCGCTCGACCCGACGATCACCTTCGAGCAGCGTACGATCGCGCAGACGCGCGGCTTCCAGCACGCCTACGACAGCTTCCTGAAGGCGTGCGTGAAGGACGGCACGTGCGCGGTCGGCAAGGACGTGGCGACGGCCAACACCAACGTCGAGAACCTCATGAACGAGCTGACCGCCAAGCCCATCAAGGTCGGCGACCGCGAGCTCACCCAGGGGCTCGCCTCGACGGGCGTGGCCGCCGCGCTGTACTCCGAGCTGACCTGGCCGTTCCTGGAGCAGGCGCTCAGCGAGGCGCTGCACGGCCGCGGCGAGGCGCTGCTCTACCTGGCCGACACCTACACCGGGCGGTCCACGGACGGCAGCTACTCGACGCAGATGACCAGCTTCCCCGCCATCACCTGCGTGGACACCGCCGAACGGCCGAGCGAGGCCGAGCTGCGGCGCACCGAGCAGCAGGCGATGCGGATCTCGCCGCTGTTCGGCAGCGAGGGGTCCGGCGGGCTGTGCCGGGTGTGGCCGGTCAAGGGCAGCGACCAGGCGCGGCACGTGAACGCGACCGGCTCCGCGCCGATCCTGGTGATCGGCGGCAAGGGCGACCCGGCCACGCCGTACGAGTGGGCGCCCAAGCTGACGGAGCAGCTCAAGACCGCGACGCTGGTGACGTACGAGGGCGAGGGGCACGGCGCCTACCTGTCCGGCAGCAAGTGCATCCAGGGGCTCGTGGACACCTATCTCATCAACGGAAAAGTGCCCCAGAAGGGCGCCACCTGCCCGGCGGCCTAG
- a CDS encoding redoxin domain-containing protein, producing the protein MGVNAHPVEVGAPAPDFELQDQHGAPVRLSRLRGRKVVLVFYPLAFSGICGSELDALRDTAFGDDVRVLTVSVDSVFTLRAWADRQGYPFSLLSDFWPHGQVAQAYGVFDETKGLARRGTFIIDGEGVTRWSVINPISAARDVADYVKALADIH; encoded by the coding sequence ATGGGCGTGAACGCACATCCTGTCGAGGTCGGCGCCCCGGCTCCGGACTTCGAGCTGCAGGACCAGCACGGCGCTCCGGTGCGCCTGTCGCGGCTCAGGGGCCGCAAGGTCGTGCTGGTCTTCTATCCGCTTGCCTTCAGCGGCATCTGCGGCAGCGAGCTGGACGCGCTGCGCGACACCGCGTTCGGCGACGACGTGCGGGTGCTGACGGTCTCGGTCGACTCCGTCTTCACCCTCCGCGCCTGGGCGGATCGCCAGGGTTACCCCTTCTCGCTGCTCTCCGACTTCTGGCCACACGGACAGGTCGCGCAGGCGTACGGTGTGTTCGACGAGACGAAGGGGCTCGCACGCAGGGGCACCTTCATCATCGACGGCGAGGGCGTGACCCGATGGTCGGTGATCAACCCGATCTCCGCCGCGCGCGACGTCGCCGACTACGTCAAGGCGCTCGCCGACATCCACTGA
- a CDS encoding ROK family protein: MRSTPSSRPSSTPGGSSFVVALDVGGTSMKGGLVSDSGKVLLSERRPTPRTEGGDAVVAAISDFIGHLAAAGDGEPAGVGLAVPGLVSEHAAIYATNLGWRDVPASAFTTLDIPVMLGHDVRTGGLAESVLGAGRDVADFLFLPIGTGIAGATVIRGEPYGGSSGWAGEIGHTPVFPDGEQCACGQFGCLETYASGASVGRRYSRRAGVEGVRAEQVVTSDDPIAIEIWDEAVEALSLALATYTLLLDPSAIVLGGGLAEAGPALFDPVRTRLVKRLAFRDAPPLIPAALGVDAGMLGAALLGWRAAGRPDLGPGWAVDVRSAPLVS, encoded by the coding sequence TTGAGGAGTACGCCGAGCAGCAGGCCGAGCAGCACGCCGGGCGGCTCGTCGTTCGTCGTCGCGCTCGACGTGGGTGGCACGTCCATGAAGGGCGGCCTGGTCAGCGACTCCGGCAAGGTGCTGCTGAGCGAGCGGCGCCCCACCCCGCGCACCGAGGGCGGGGACGCGGTCGTGGCCGCCATCTCCGACTTCATCGGCCACCTCGCCGCCGCCGGCGACGGGGAACCGGCCGGCGTGGGCCTCGCCGTGCCCGGCCTGGTCTCCGAGCACGCCGCCATCTACGCCACCAACCTCGGCTGGCGGGACGTCCCCGCCTCGGCGTTCACCACGCTGGACATCCCGGTCATGCTGGGCCACGACGTCCGTACCGGCGGCCTCGCCGAGAGCGTCCTCGGCGCCGGCCGCGACGTGGCCGACTTCCTCTTCCTCCCCATCGGCACCGGCATCGCCGGCGCCACCGTCATCCGTGGCGAGCCGTACGGCGGCTCCTCCGGCTGGGCCGGCGAGATCGGCCACACCCCCGTCTTCCCTGACGGCGAACAGTGCGCCTGCGGCCAGTTCGGCTGCCTGGAGACGTACGCCTCGGGCGCCTCCGTGGGCCGCCGCTACAGCCGGCGGGCCGGCGTCGAAGGCGTCAGGGCCGAGCAGGTGGTCACCTCCGACGACCCCATCGCCATCGAGATCTGGGACGAGGCCGTCGAGGCGCTGTCGCTCGCGCTGGCCACGTACACGCTGCTGCTGGACCCCTCCGCCATCGTCCTCGGTGGCGGCCTCGCCGAGGCCGGGCCGGCGCTGTTCGACCCCGTCCGTACGCGCCTGGTCAAGCGCCTGGCCTTCCGCGACGCCCCGCCGCTGATCCCGGCCGCGCTCGGCGTCGACGCCGGCATGCTCGGCGCCGCCCTCCTGGGCTGGCGCGCCGCCGGCCGCCCGGACCTGGGCCCCGGGTGGGCCGTGGATGTGCGATCGGCCCCCTTGGTGTCGTAA
- a CDS encoding YjbQ family protein, whose protein sequence is MHDITGQCAEFVRGQGGDGLLHIFVPHATAGVALLELGSGSDDDLLAALRELLPADDRWRHRHGSRGHGRSHVMPALIPPYATVPVLGGRMALGTWQSVALVDLNVDNTQRQVRLSFLSH, encoded by the coding sequence GTGCACGACATCACCGGCCAGTGCGCCGAATTCGTCCGCGGTCAGGGCGGGGACGGCCTGCTGCACATCTTCGTGCCGCACGCCACCGCCGGGGTCGCCCTGCTGGAGCTGGGCTCCGGCAGCGACGACGACCTGCTCGCGGCGCTGCGGGAGCTGCTGCCGGCCGACGACCGATGGCGGCATCGGCACGGCTCGCGCGGTCACGGCAGGTCGCACGTCATGCCCGCGCTGATTCCGCCGTACGCGACCGTACCGGTGCTCGGCGGGCGGATGGCGCTCGGCACGTGGCAGTCCGTCGCCCTTGTGGACCTGAACGTCGACAATACGCAACGTCAGGTTCGCCTGTCGTTTTTGTCGCATTGA
- a CDS encoding response regulator — protein sequence MSIRVLIVDDHEVVRQGLRFVLEQEDGIEVAGEAGDGEAALRAVRALRPDVVLLDLVMPGTDGLGTLRALREASDGPGGPGEPGGPDRPAPAVIVLTSFQEEDQVVEAVRLGALSYLSKTSAVDRVVEAVRAAAGGGSVLEPGIAALLVRQVGRAGRPRPLDTLTPRERDVLGALARGRSNAEIARDLRMGRETVKSHVSSILAKLGVSDRTQAAIYALQQGLVPLDEAL from the coding sequence GTGAGCATCCGGGTGCTGATCGTGGACGACCACGAGGTGGTGCGGCAGGGGCTGCGCTTCGTCCTGGAGCAGGAGGACGGGATCGAGGTCGCGGGCGAGGCGGGCGACGGCGAGGCCGCCCTGCGGGCCGTACGCGCCCTGCGGCCGGACGTGGTGCTCCTCGACCTCGTCATGCCAGGAACGGACGGGCTGGGGACGCTACGGGCCCTCAGGGAGGCCAGTGACGGACCGGGCGGACCGGGCGAACCGGGCGGACCGGACCGACCCGCGCCCGCGGTCATCGTGCTGACGTCGTTCCAGGAGGAGGACCAGGTGGTGGAGGCGGTGCGCCTGGGCGCGCTGTCGTACCTGTCGAAGACAAGCGCCGTGGACCGGGTGGTCGAGGCGGTGCGCGCGGCCGCCGGCGGCGGCAGCGTGCTGGAGCCGGGCATCGCGGCGCTGCTGGTGCGCCAGGTGGGGCGCGCCGGGCGCCCCCGGCCGCTCGACACGCTCACCCCGAGGGAACGCGACGTGCTGGGGGCGCTGGCCCGTGGCCGCTCGAACGCCGAGATCGCCCGCGACCTCCGCATGGGGAGGGAGACCGTCAAGTCGCACGTCAGCAGCATCCTCGCCAAGCTCGGCGTGTCGGACCGGACGCAGGCCGCCATCTACGCCCTCCAGCAGGGGCTCGTGCCGCTCGACGAGGCTCTTTGA
- the aceE gene encoding pyruvate dehydrogenase (acetyl-transferring), homodimeric type — translation MASGRQRFSIISDGLPSQLPDVDPSETNEWLESLDNVVKTEGRTRARYLMLRMLERAREHQVGVPGLRSTDYINTIPPEREPWFPGDEHVERRIRAYIRWNAAVMVSRANARTNVGGHIATYASAASLYEVGFNHFFRGKDHGESGDQVFFQGHAAPGIYARAFLEGRLNESQLDAFRQELSHGFHGLPSYPHPRLMPDFWEFPTVSMGLGPIGAIYQARFNRYLLNRQIKDTSRSHVWAFLGDGEMDEPESLGAIGVAAREELDNLTFVINCNLQRLDGPVRGNGKIIQELESYFRGAGWNVIKVVWGRDWDPLLAADVDGVLVNQMNTTPDGQFQTYSVESGAYIREHFFGSDPRLRKMVEHLSDDDIRKLSRGGHDYRKVYAAFKAAREHVGQPTVILAQTIKGWTLGKDFEARNATHQMKKLTKAELKEFRDRLYLPIPDSALEGDLPPYFHPGENDAEIQYMKERRAALGGVLPKRVQRAKPIKLPGDEVYKSFGKGSGKQQVATTMAFVRLLKDLMRDKEIGHRFVPIIPDEARTFGMDAMFPSAKIYSPHGQTYEAVDRELLLSYKEAVQGQILHEGISESGSMASAIAAGTSYATHGEHMIPIYIFYSMFGWQRTGDQMWQMGDQMTRGFLLGATAGRTTLNGEGLQHEDGHTPLIASTNPAAISYDPSWAFEVAHIVKDGLRRMYGDQPEDVFYYLTVYNEPYLQPAEPANLDVQALLKGLYKFAEGPRTEGPKANILSSGVAGPWAMEAQRLLAEDWGVSADVWSATSWSELRREALACEEHNLLNPEAEQRVPYVTQALSGAQGPFVGVSDYMKAVQDQIAQWVPGDWSSLGTDGFGLSDTRSALRRHFHVDAASITLAVLTQLVRRKELDGEVLREAIARYHLKNGVTEAGGAESNDTQSMGV, via the coding sequence GTGGCTTCCGGACGCCAGCGATTCTCGATCATCAGCGACGGCCTACCCAGCCAGCTGCCTGATGTCGATCCCAGTGAGACCAACGAGTGGCTCGAGTCTCTCGACAACGTCGTCAAGACCGAAGGCCGCACCAGAGCCCGCTACCTGATGCTGCGCATGCTGGAGCGGGCCCGCGAGCACCAGGTCGGCGTGCCGGGCCTGCGGAGCACCGACTACATCAACACCATCCCGCCGGAGCGCGAGCCCTGGTTCCCGGGTGACGAGCACGTCGAGCGCCGCATCCGTGCCTACATCCGCTGGAACGCGGCGGTCATGGTGTCCCGGGCCAACGCCCGCACCAACGTCGGCGGTCACATCGCGACCTACGCCTCCGCCGCGTCGCTCTACGAGGTGGGCTTCAACCACTTCTTCCGCGGCAAGGACCACGGCGAGTCGGGCGACCAGGTCTTCTTCCAGGGCCACGCCGCGCCGGGCATCTACGCCCGCGCCTTCCTGGAGGGCCGGCTCAACGAGTCGCAGCTCGACGCGTTCCGCCAGGAGCTGTCGCACGGCTTCCACGGCCTGCCCTCCTACCCGCACCCGCGGCTCATGCCCGACTTCTGGGAGTTCCCGACCGTCTCCATGGGCCTCGGCCCGATCGGCGCGATCTACCAGGCGCGGTTCAACCGCTACCTGCTCAACCGCCAGATCAAGGACACCAGCCGCAGCCACGTGTGGGCCTTCCTCGGCGACGGCGAGATGGACGAGCCCGAGTCGCTCGGCGCCATCGGCGTGGCCGCCCGCGAGGAGCTGGACAACCTCACGTTCGTCATCAACTGCAACCTGCAGCGGCTCGACGGCCCCGTACGCGGCAACGGCAAGATCATCCAGGAGCTGGAGTCCTACTTCCGCGGCGCCGGCTGGAACGTCATCAAGGTCGTCTGGGGCCGCGACTGGGACCCGCTGCTCGCCGCCGACGTCGACGGCGTGCTGGTCAACCAGATGAACACCACGCCCGACGGCCAGTTCCAGACCTACTCGGTCGAGTCGGGCGCCTACATCCGCGAGCACTTCTTCGGCTCCGACCCGCGCCTGCGCAAGATGGTCGAGCACCTGTCCGACGACGACATCCGCAAGCTGTCGCGCGGCGGCCACGACTACCGCAAGGTCTACGCGGCCTTCAAGGCGGCCCGCGAGCACGTCGGCCAGCCGACCGTGATCCTCGCCCAGACCATCAAGGGCTGGACCCTCGGCAAGGACTTCGAGGCGCGCAACGCCACGCACCAGATGAAGAAGCTCACCAAGGCCGAGCTCAAGGAGTTCAGGGACCGGCTCTACCTGCCGATCCCCGACTCGGCGCTGGAAGGCGACCTGCCGCCCTACTTCCACCCGGGCGAGAACGACGCCGAGATCCAGTACATGAAGGAGCGCCGGGCCGCGCTCGGCGGCGTGCTGCCGAAGCGCGTCCAGCGGGCCAAGCCGATCAAGCTGCCGGGCGACGAGGTCTACAAGTCCTTCGGCAAGGGCTCCGGCAAGCAGCAGGTGGCCACCACCATGGCGTTCGTCCGCCTGCTCAAGGACCTCATGCGCGACAAGGAGATCGGCCACCGGTTCGTGCCGATCATCCCCGACGAGGCGCGCACGTTCGGCATGGACGCCATGTTCCCGTCGGCGAAGATCTACTCGCCGCACGGCCAGACGTACGAGGCCGTCGACCGGGAGCTGCTGCTGTCGTACAAGGAGGCCGTGCAGGGCCAGATCCTGCACGAGGGCATCAGCGAGTCGGGCTCGATGGCCTCGGCGATCGCCGCCGGCACCTCCTACGCCACGCACGGCGAGCACATGATCCCGATCTACATCTTCTACTCGATGTTCGGGTGGCAGCGCACCGGCGACCAGATGTGGCAGATGGGCGACCAGATGACCCGCGGCTTCCTGCTGGGCGCCACGGCCGGCCGCACCACGCTCAACGGCGAGGGCCTGCAGCACGAGGACGGCCACACGCCGCTCATCGCCTCCACCAACCCCGCCGCGATCTCCTACGACCCGTCATGGGCGTTCGAGGTGGCCCACATCGTCAAGGACGGCCTGCGGCGCATGTACGGCGACCAGCCGGAGGACGTCTTCTACTACCTGACCGTCTACAACGAGCCCTACCTGCAGCCCGCCGAGCCGGCGAACCTCGACGTGCAGGCCCTGCTCAAGGGTCTCTACAAGTTCGCCGAGGGGCCGCGGACGGAGGGCCCGAAGGCCAACATCCTGTCCTCGGGCGTGGCCGGCCCGTGGGCGATGGAGGCGCAGCGCCTGCTCGCCGAGGACTGGGGCGTCTCCGCCGACGTGTGGTCGGCCACGTCCTGGTCGGAGCTGCGCCGCGAGGCGCTGGCCTGCGAGGAGCACAACCTGCTCAACCCGGAGGCCGAGCAGCGCGTCCCCTACGTCACCCAGGCGCTGTCCGGCGCCCAGGGGCCGTTCGTGGGGGTCAGCGACTACATGAAGGCCGTCCAGGACCAGATCGCGCAGTGGGTGCCGGGTGACTGGTCCTCGCTGGGCACCGACGGGTTCGGCCTGTCCGACACGCGCTCGGCGCTGCGCCGCCACTTCCACGTGGACGCGGCCTCGATCACGCTGGCGGTGCTGACCCAGCTCGTACGCCGCAAGGAGCTCGACGGCGAGGTGCTGCGCGAGGCCATCGCCCGCTACCACCTCAAGAACGGCGTCACCGAGGCCGGCGGCGCGGAGAGCAACGACACCCAGTCGATGGGCGTCTGA
- a CDS encoding sensor histidine kinase, translating to MWGSGLRGRMAASYVLVTTTAVFLVEAVIAATFLIPQANASDLAAVLQEQASSDAQVIGLEVARLSVPGRVGDRPAVPDVPDVPDLPDLPGRAGAGDRELLRAAVAAAGRRTLAGGARPHAEPGLAMLETVVGVDGVILAASAPRIHPLGTELDVPLPPLGRENAGERRTTAGPAVWHVSPILRKEQVGPLGVEVIGYVHVQAPADAEVESAPSLAPMIVPTLLVLGLVLPVGLVFGLLSTRRLIGRLRRLAAVTTAVAAGDFRPRVEVSGSDEVSTLEQSFNVMTDRLGAAVESARLTARTEARQAERGRIARELHDSISQDLFSLSLLAAGMRRAAPEELRGQAEAMERASARAMREMRALLLELRPVALEDAGLLPALEELCRAYETRLGVRVEAALEEVALEAAAEHAVLRLVQEALGNAVKHAAPSRVEVRLGRGADGAVTVSVSDDGSGFDPADVAGRHGMGLTLMRERVTELGGRLDVRSDANGTTVTATLTGAGAAAGAVGRA from the coding sequence GTGTGGGGTTCCGGGCTGCGCGGGCGGATGGCGGCCTCGTACGTGCTGGTCACGACCACCGCCGTCTTCCTGGTCGAGGCCGTGATCGCGGCGACGTTCCTGATCCCGCAGGCCAACGCCTCCGACCTCGCCGCGGTGCTGCAGGAGCAGGCGTCGAGCGACGCGCAGGTGATCGGCCTGGAGGTGGCGAGGCTGAGCGTCCCCGGCCGGGTCGGCGACAGACCCGCCGTCCCCGACGTTCCGGACGTCCCGGACCTTCCCGACCTGCCGGGCCGTGCCGGGGCGGGCGACCGCGAGCTGCTGCGGGCGGCCGTGGCGGCGGCAGGGAGACGTACGCTCGCGGGCGGCGCCCGGCCGCACGCCGAGCCCGGCCTCGCCATGCTGGAGACCGTCGTCGGCGTGGACGGCGTGATCCTGGCGGCCTCCGCCCCCCGCATCCACCCCCTGGGCACCGAGCTGGACGTGCCGCTGCCGCCGCTCGGCCGGGAGAACGCGGGCGAGCGCCGCACCACGGCGGGGCCGGCGGTCTGGCACGTCAGCCCGATCCTCCGCAAGGAGCAGGTGGGGCCGCTCGGGGTCGAGGTGATCGGGTACGTGCACGTCCAGGCCCCGGCCGACGCCGAGGTCGAGTCCGCGCCCAGCCTCGCGCCCATGATCGTCCCAACGCTGCTGGTGCTCGGCCTGGTGCTGCCGGTGGGACTGGTGTTCGGGCTGCTGAGCACCCGGCGGCTGATCGGCCGCCTGCGCCGGCTGGCCGCGGTCACGACGGCGGTGGCGGCGGGCGACTTCCGCCCCCGGGTCGAGGTCTCGGGCTCGGACGAGGTGAGCACGCTGGAGCAGTCGTTCAACGTCATGACCGACCGGCTGGGCGCTGCCGTCGAGTCGGCCAGGCTCACCGCGCGCACCGAGGCGCGGCAGGCCGAACGCGGCCGGATCGCGCGGGAGCTGCACGACTCGATCTCCCAGGACCTGTTCTCGCTGAGCCTGCTGGCCGCGGGCATGCGCAGGGCCGCCCCCGAGGAGCTGCGCGGCCAGGCGGAGGCGATGGAGCGGGCCTCCGCCCGCGCGATGCGCGAGATGCGGGCGCTGCTGCTGGAGCTGCGGCCGGTGGCTCTGGAGGACGCGGGACTGCTGCCCGCGCTGGAGGAGCTGTGCCGGGCGTACGAGACCAGGCTCGGCGTCCGGGTCGAGGCGGCGCTGGAGGAGGTCGCGCTGGAAGCGGCGGCCGAGCACGCGGTGCTGCGGCTGGTCCAGGAGGCGCTGGGCAATGCGGTCAAGCACGCCGCCCCCTCCCGGGTGGAGGTGCGGCTCGGGCGCGGCGCGGACGGCGCGGTCACCGTCTCGGTGTCGGACGACGGCTCGGGCTTCGACCCGGCGGACGTCGCCGGGCGGCACGGCATGGGGCTGACGCTGATGCGGGAACGGGTGACGGAGCTCGGCGGGCGCCTCGACGTCCGCAGCGACGCGAACGGGACGACGGTGACGGCGACGCTGACAGGGGCGGGGGCGGCGGCGGGGGCGGTGGGGCGCGCGTGA